A region of Reichenbachiella carrageenanivorans DNA encodes the following proteins:
- a CDS encoding AraC family transcriptional regulator translates to MNPEYLNRSVTSNHSVSITHLRDKHFIKRFHYHEQIEIVAIVKSTGTRFVGDNIAEFKTGEIVVIGKDLPHMWQNSNAYFEAGNDKIAEAVTIHLGLNFLENNLTDLPENNGIKSLINKSVRGLLFKNDARTFYKILTLNEEKGYAKFLKVLEILNDLGTQTNYEYIASDGFMERISDSQETRSYQVHQFIMNNFKKEISLNQVAEVAHMNPSAFSRYFKKTQGKTLVQYINDIKIGFACKLLMNENKSILEVCYESGFKNASNFNKQFRKKHHLSPKEYRAKL, encoded by the coding sequence ATGAACCCTGAATACCTCAACAGAAGTGTTACCTCAAACCATTCTGTTTCTATCACTCACCTGCGGGACAAGCATTTCATCAAGCGATTTCATTATCACGAACAAATAGAAATTGTAGCCATTGTAAAAAGTACTGGAACTCGTTTTGTCGGGGACAATATTGCTGAGTTCAAGACTGGCGAGATCGTGGTGATAGGAAAAGATTTGCCTCATATGTGGCAGAACTCGAATGCCTATTTTGAAGCGGGCAATGACAAGATAGCCGAAGCTGTCACCATACACTTGGGGTTGAATTTTCTAGAAAACAACCTGACGGATCTCCCTGAAAACAACGGAATCAAAAGTTTGATTAACAAGTCTGTCAGGGGACTTTTGTTTAAAAATGATGCCAGAACTTTCTATAAAATATTGACATTAAACGAAGAAAAGGGGTATGCCAAATTCTTGAAAGTATTAGAAATACTGAATGATCTAGGTACTCAAACCAACTATGAATACATAGCCAGCGATGGCTTTATGGAGCGAATATCTGACTCGCAAGAAACCCGATCTTATCAGGTGCATCAGTTCATCATGAATAATTTTAAAAAAGAAATCAGCCTCAATCAAGTAGCAGAAGTTGCTCACATGAATCCTTCTGCATTTAGTAGGTATTTCAAAAAAACGCAAGGAAAAACCTTAGTGCAATACATCAATGACATTAAAATCGGATTTGCCTGCAAGCTGCTCATGAATGAAAACAAAAGCATCCTAGAGGTATGCTACGAATCTGGTTTTAAAAACGCTTCTAATTTCAACAAGCAGTTTCGAAAAAAGCACCACTTATCACCGAAAGAATATAGAGCAAAGTTGTAA
- a CDS encoding methyl-accepting chemotaxis protein yields the protein MSLIKRLVVDLCVLIVSIGSFGYALGAGLGIWSCCLYLGIGLINFGVVIVDFKVQFADPFSGIKSILSDQFSEKSLEELINMPSDFSQIAKQIPNRNHTRHIEMLAQKLGEGDLTYAALLHDEEEGTLKSLSELQDNFNAFISETNEVIDQAVSSGQLSVEISTVNKKGVFLDLTIGINSLLGSLINPLKEFNRIIHAMSSGDLTLRYELEAKGDILRMVNNLNLALDNIDGLLGQVSKHSKIIEESSGEMKTTSLEMNVSTEEIASAIAEMSEGARNQVFKVDQASELIDQILEASKDVGQKAENVNETAKSGVSRSKEGIEVVRQLGERMEQITEMSESTTHSINVLIDRSVQIERVLKVITEIAAQTNLLALNAAIEAAQAGDAGRGFSVVAEEIRVLAENSRKSAREIEALVAGVQKDTRSAANVIDTMIESIKGGKTDTHQAAVVFQEMFTSSNDAFIYSEEILAAVVGQIAQIKEVVTNTESVVVIAEQTASGAAEIAASASELSAGMGGYNEKAISLDGIAIELKEGLSMVKLSSNASTNTAIFKMKEAYEKEKYLLDALLNNMPDVIYFKDLQSRFVRNSKSHAEVFGVGSPEDLLGKTDIDFVGDSATQSYEDEQKIIKTGEPIINLIEKSDDGKGAVKFYSTTKLPLRDLNHEIVGTFGISRDVTETQQLLALQKVAAS from the coding sequence TTGAGTTTGATTAAAAGGTTGGTAGTAGATCTATGTGTATTGATTGTGAGTATTGGCTCATTTGGGTACGCACTAGGCGCAGGGTTGGGCATATGGAGTTGTTGTTTGTATTTGGGAATAGGACTGATCAATTTTGGGGTAGTGATCGTCGATTTTAAAGTGCAATTTGCAGATCCTTTTTCAGGTATAAAATCGATATTGAGTGATCAGTTTAGTGAAAAATCTTTGGAAGAATTGATCAATATGCCATCAGATTTTTCTCAGATAGCAAAGCAGATTCCGAACCGAAACCATACTCGGCATATAGAAATGCTTGCGCAAAAATTGGGTGAAGGAGATCTGACCTATGCAGCGTTGCTACACGACGAAGAGGAGGGTACGCTCAAGTCATTGAGCGAATTGCAAGACAATTTCAATGCCTTTATTTCAGAAACCAATGAGGTGATCGATCAGGCTGTAAGTAGCGGCCAACTCAGTGTTGAAATCAGTACAGTCAATAAGAAAGGCGTGTTTTTGGATTTAACTATTGGGATCAACTCGTTGCTAGGCTCATTGATCAACCCCCTAAAGGAATTCAATAGAATCATTCATGCCATGTCGTCGGGAGATTTGACGCTTAGATATGAGCTAGAAGCCAAAGGAGATATACTGCGCATGGTGAACAATCTGAATCTAGCACTAGATAATATAGATGGACTTTTAGGGCAAGTCTCAAAACATTCGAAGATCATAGAAGAATCGTCGGGAGAAATGAAGACCACGAGTTTAGAAATGAATGTCAGCACAGAAGAGATCGCTTCAGCGATAGCAGAGATGAGTGAAGGTGCCCGAAATCAGGTATTCAAAGTAGATCAAGCCTCCGAGCTGATCGATCAAATCCTAGAAGCCTCCAAAGACGTTGGCCAGAAGGCAGAGAATGTGAATGAGACAGCAAAATCAGGCGTAAGCCGAAGCAAGGAAGGAATCGAAGTGGTAAGACAGCTTGGAGAGCGTATGGAACAGATCACAGAGATGTCAGAGTCTACGACACACTCTATCAACGTGTTGATAGATCGCTCTGTACAAATCGAAAGAGTGCTTAAAGTAATCACGGAGATAGCAGCGCAAACCAACCTGCTTGCACTCAATGCTGCTATAGAAGCTGCTCAGGCGGGAGATGCTGGTAGGGGTTTTTCGGTAGTGGCAGAGGAGATCAGAGTGCTGGCCGAAAACTCTAGAAAGTCTGCAAGAGAAATAGAGGCATTGGTCGCGGGTGTGCAAAAGGATACCAGATCGGCAGCGAATGTGATTGATACGATGATAGAATCTATCAAAGGTGGCAAAACAGATACGCATCAAGCTGCAGTTGTTTTTCAGGAAATGTTTACTTCATCTAATGATGCTTTTATCTATTCGGAGGAGATCTTAGCCGCCGTAGTGGGGCAGATCGCACAGATCAAGGAAGTAGTGACTAATACGGAAAGTGTGGTGGTGATAGCAGAACAAACGGCATCAGGTGCGGCAGAGATAGCGGCTTCGGCTTCCGAGCTGTCCGCTGGCATGGGCGGGTACAATGAGAAAGCCATAAGCCTAGACGGAATAGCTATTGAGCTAAAAGAAGGGTTGAGCATGGTCAAACTCTCGTCTAATGCCAGTACCAATACCGCCATTTTCAAAATGAAAGAAGCCTATGAAAAGGAGAAATATCTATTGGATGCTTTGCTCAACAATATGCCTGATGTGATCTATTTCAAAGACCTACAAAGCCGATTTGTCCGAAATAGTAAGTCGCATGCCGAAGTCTTCGGGGTAGGCAGTCCAGAGGATTTGCTGGGCAAAACAGACATCGATTTTGTAGGAGATAGTGCAACCCAATCCTATGAAGATGAGCAGAAAATCATCAAAACGGGAGAGCCTATTATCAACTTGATAGAAAAGTCGGACGATGGAAAAGGAGCAGTTAAGTTTTATTCGACAACCAAATTGCCACTTCGCGATCTAAATCATGAAATTGTCGGCACTTTTGGGATATCTAGAGACGTGACAGAAACTCAGCAATTGCTTGCTTTACAGAAGGTAGCAGCATCATAA